A genome region from Urocitellus parryii isolate mUroPar1 chromosome X, mUroPar1.hap1, whole genome shotgun sequence includes the following:
- the Tmem185a gene encoding transmembrane protein 185A isoform X1 has product MNLRGLFQDFNPSKFLIYACLLLFSVLLALRLDGIIQWSYWAVFAPIWLWKLMVIVGASVGTGVWARNPQYRAEGETCVEFKAMLIAVGIHLLLLMFEVLVCDRIERGSHFWLLVFMPLFFVSPVSVAACVWGFRHDRSLELEILCSVNILQFIFIALRLDKIIHWPWLVVCVPLWILMSFLCLVVLYYIVWSVLFLRSMDVIAEQRRTHITMALSWMTIVVPLLTFEILLVHKLDGHNAFSCIPIFVPLWLSLITLMATTFGQKGGNHWWFGIRKDFCQFLLEVFPFLREYGNISYDLHHEDNEETDEIPAPEPPKIAPMFRKKARVVITQSPGKYVLPPPKLNIEMPD; this is encoded by the exons TAAATTCCTCATCTATGCCTGTCTGCTGCTCTTCTCTGTGCTGCTGGCCCTTCGCCTGGATGGCATCATTCAGTGGAGTTACTGGGCTGTCTTTGCTCCAATATGGCTGTGGAAGTTGATGGTCATTGTTGGAGCCTCAGTTGGAACTGGAGTCTGGGCACGAAATCCTCAATATCG AGCAGAAGGAGAAACGTGTGTGGAGTTTAAAGCCATGCTGATTGCCGTGGGCATCCACTTGCTCCTATTGATGTTTGAAGTTCTGGTCTGTGACAGGATCGAGAGAGGGAGCCATTTCTGGCTTCTGGTCTTCATGCCACTGTTCTTTGTTTCTCCAGTGTCTGTTGCAGCTTGTGTCTGGGGCTTTCGACATGATAGGTCACTAGAG TTAGAAATCCTGTGTTCTGTCAACATTCTCCAGTTTATATTCATTGCCTTAAGACTGGACAAGATCATCCACTGGCCCTGGCTT GTGGTGTGTGTGCCCCTGTGGATCCTCATGTCCTTTCTGTGCCTCGTGGTCCTCTATTACATCGTGTGGTCGGTCTTGTTCCTGCGCTCCATGGATGTGATTGCAGAACAGCGCAGGACGCACATCACCATGGCACTGAGCTGGATGACCATCGTCGTGCCTCTCCTTACTTTCGAG ATCTTGCTGGTTCATAAACTGGACGGCCACAATGCTTTCTCTTGCATTCCAATATTTGTGCCCCTGTGGCTGTCGTTGATCACACTGATGGCAACCACATTTGGACAGAAGGGCGGAAACCACT gGTGGTTTGGTATTCGCAAAGATTTCTGCCAGTTTCTGCTTGAAGTCTTCCCATTTTTGAGAGAGTATGGAAACATCTCCTATGATCTCCACCATGAAGACAACGAAGAAACTGATGAAATCCCAGCTCCAGAGCCTCCTAAAATCGCCCCTATGTTTCGCAAGAAGGCCAGGGTGGTTATTACACAGAGCCCTGGAAAATACGTCCTGCCCCCTCCCAAGTTAAATATCGAAATGCCAGACTAA